The DNA segment TAGTTCACGTCCCCTGAATGGTAGCGAATTGTCAGCGGGAATTGTGGGAGTACCCATCGCTCGTGATGCTTTAGCTGTGGCGGTAGGTATCAATAACCCATACAAAGGGGGATTAACTATGGAACAGTTGCGTTTAATTTTCCTAGGACAAATTACCAACTGGTCAGAGGTGGGTGGCCCGAATCTGCCCATAAAAGTGATTAACCGTTCTCGTGACAGTGGCACTCATTCTTTCTTTCAAGAGGCGGTACTTTCTGGTAAATCTTTTGCTCCTGATGGTGGTAACTTTAGCACAGTGGAGAATGATGAAACTACGCCCATCTTACGGGCTTTAGGTAATGATGGTATTAGCTACAGTACTGTGACTCAAATTGAAAATCAAAAAACTGTCCGCATTATTCCTATTAATGGAATGTCGCCTACAGATAAAGCTTTGGTGAAAAATGGTACTTACCCGATTAGTCGAATTGTTTATTTAGCCGTTCCACGTAAAACTAGTGCAGCTGTTAAGCAATTTGTCGAATTCGCCCTATCTCCTTCAGGACAACAAGTTGTGAAACGTGCTGGTTTTATTCCTATACAGTAGGGAGTGGGTAGGGGCGGGTTGAAGCGATGAGTCTGTGAGAAGACAAAATTCTCAATAAACCCGCCCACACGAAACTAGGAAGTGGGGAAAATTATTTGCATCAGCTTAATTTTCCTACTTCTTTGAACTAACTCTTAGCAATTCCTTCTTGACGGGCGGCTTGTTGTACAGCAGCAGCTACAGCAGTCGCAACACGTTTATCAAAGACTGATGGGATGATGTGTTCGCGATTCAAGTCTGAAGGTTTGACTAAGGATGCGATCGCACTGGCGGCTTCTAAGTACATAGTAGTGGTAATGCTCTGGGCGCGACAATCTAAAGCGCCACGAAATACTCCGGGAAAAGCTAAAACGTTATTAATTTGATTTGGGTAGTCACTCCGACCTGTAGCCATCACAGCGACAATTTTACTGACTGATTCTGGCTGAATCTCTGGAATGGGATTGGCCATAGCAAAAACAATGGGGTCTTTGGCCATTGCTTGCACCATTTCCACTGTCAATACTCCCGGTGCGCTCACGCCGATAAACACGTCTGCACCTTGCATTGCACCCCCTAGTGTACCCTGGGCTTTAACGGCAAATTCCTGCTTCTCCGGGGTCAAATCAGTGCGGCTGGTAGAGATAATT comes from the Nodularia sp. NIES-3585 genome and includes:
- a CDS encoding phosphate ABC transporter substrate-binding protein, coding for MATNSKNREILILALTLLLTGGVLGLGLWYFKLWPGLIQSPIPANQSSGSQSNPVPSFDLGSLDTSLPNPTVLTIDGSVTIVTIVKQLQVGYNFLNPNLPTTYGMPDGRPNGTNAGLKNLIDGKVLMAASSRPLNGSELSAGIVGVPIARDALAVAVGINNPYKGGLTMEQLRLIFLGQITNWSEVGGPNLPIKVINRSRDSGTHSFFQEAVLSGKSFAPDGGNFSTVENDETTPILRALGNDGISYSTVTQIENQKTVRIIPINGMSPTDKALVKNGTYPISRIVYLAVPRKTSAAVKQFVEFALSPSGQQVVKRAGFIPIQ